In Fulvia fulva chromosome 10, complete sequence, a single window of DNA contains:
- a CDS encoding GTPase MTG2, mitochondrial: MSCCALPRAISNTCTPFLYPCLDTTWRPASTTFRRSRALPRLPVPVSTRSQSTATSATHDGASSSEEIDVRQSGHLDPAPSDYSAAPFTDACTLSVSAGSGGHGCISFLREKYIANGPPNGGDGGTGGSVYIQAIKGETSLHKLARRGTLKASRGRNGQGSLKGGARGEDLLITVPVGTVVRELSRVDPLAEQQRLDELAAGRGDDAEDLQPYQRDKFLIYPGFLPKAFSSADFPRVPRARKSTLTSLQPPAPLRLDLDKPMQTPMLLAAGAMGGLGNPHFVTRALPRPKFSTKGDDGMRINLQLELKLLADVGLVGLPNAGKSTLLRALTKSRTRVGNWAFTTLNPNIGTVILDSHTGRPVLDIKGRRKEPRTNFTIADIPGLIEGAHLDRGLGLGFLRHIERAAVLAFVLDLSARDAIEALKGLWREVGAYEKIREQELNADTERVQPQEDGVLSFKPFESSISPGMEPESASEHGGDNVLNAPAGRALPPLLLPPISSKPWLVVATKADLPETQKNFQRLHEYLTKVQAGEEEHPSCKKNAWRNRLHAVPVSAINKQGVSGLPEIILGLLDD; this comes from the coding sequence ATGTCTTGCTGCGCACTACCAAGGGCCATCTCCAACACCTGCACACCATTCCTGTATCCATGCCTCGACACCACATGGCGCCCGGCAAGCACCACCTTTCGGCGTTCCCGCGCGTTGCCTAGGCTGCCTGTTCCTGTCTCTACACGATCTCAATCTACTGCTACCTCGGCCACCCACGATGGAGCCTCGTCGTCGGAAGAGATAGACGTACGGCAGTCTGGACATCTCGATCCAGCACCCAGCGACTACTCCGCAGCGCCCTTCACCGACGCCTGCACGTTGAGTGTCAGTGCAGGATCAGGTGGACACGGCTGCATATCTTTCCTACGCGAGAAGTACATCGCGAACGGACCTCCCAATGGGGGCGATGGCGGCACTGGTGGATCAGTGTATATACAGGCCATCAAGGGAGAAACCAGCCTGCACAAGCTGGCACGTCGAGGTACCCTCAAAGCAAGCAGAGGAAGGAACGGACAGGGCAGCCTGAAGGGTGGCGCGCGAGGAGAAGACCTCCTGATCACTGTGCCTGTGGGGACCGTGGTCAGAGAACTGTCACGAGTAGATCCCCTAGCAGAGCAGCAGCGACTGGATGAGCTGGCTGCTGGTCGCGGTGACGATGCAGAGGATCTGCAGCCATATCAGCGCGACAAGTTTCTGATATACCCAGGCTTCTTACCCAAGGCCTTCAGCAGCGCCGACTTTCCTCGCGTCCCGAGAGCGCGCAAGAGTACCCTGACCTCGCTACAGCCTCCTGCTCCTCTACGTCTTGACCTCGACAAGCCCATGCAGACTCCGATGCTCCTTGCTGCAGGCGCAATGGGAGGCCTAGGCAACCCGCACTTCGTCACCCGAGCTCTACCTCGCCCAAAGTTTTCGACGAAAGGAGACGATGGCATGCGAATCAACTTGCAGCTCGAGCTGAAATTACTCGCCGATGTTGGTCTCGTTGGATTGCCGAACGCTGGCAAGTCCACACTTCTCCGAGCATTGACTAAGTCGAGGACGAGAGTCGGCAATTGGGCGTTCACAACTCTTAACCCCAACATAGGCACTGTCATCCTCGATTCGCATACTGGAAGACCTGTGCTAGACATCAAAGGTCGTCGCAAGGAGCCAAGGACGAACTTCACCATCGCAGACATTCCAGGTCTTATCGAGGGTGCACACCTTGATCGCGGACTCGGTCTCGGCTTTTTGCGACACATTGAAAGAGCAGCGGTCTTGGCTTTCGTTCTCGATCTATCAGCACGCGATGCCATAGAGGCCTTGAAGGGCCTGTGGCGCGAAGTCGGCGCATACGAAAAGATCAGGGAGCAAGAGCTGAATGCAGACACCGAGCGTGTTCAGCCACAAGAAGATGGTGTGTTGTCCTTCAAACCTTTCGAGAGCTCCATCTCGCCAGGTATGGAGCCAGAATCTGCTTCAGAGCATGGCGGAGACAACGTGCTCAACGCACCTGCGGGCAGAGCTCTTCCACCACTGTTACTGCCACCAATTAGTAGCAAGCCGTGGCTTGTCGTGGCTACAAAGGCAGATCTTCCCGAAACGCAAAAGAACTTCCAGCGATTGCACGAATATCTGACTAAGGTCCAAGCTGGCGAGGAAGAGCATCCGAGCTGCAAGAAGAACGCCTGGCGGAACAGACTGCACGCGGTGCCTGTGTCCGCTATCAACAAGCAAGGTGTTTCAGGCCTCCCTGAGATCATACTGGGACTGCTGGACGATTGA
- a CDS encoding Dehydrogenase RED2, with product MATKMLLTPAVTGALLFALTASPDRFREPLLAHLKQYVSTINISRLITTLKWLVAVGLVRDVNTWLSEWAQNNFRLQSEKHRYDWPTEIALITGATGGFGSLMSKELAAKGVTIIAVDLRDDLPADMKSNPKIHYYQCDITEKQNVTDLANRVREEHGDPSILINNAGISGDGNIAEQTQDSLEKIFKINIISHYYTVQEFLPAMARNKKGHVVTIASLASFITPPGLVPYANTKVAAHGFHEGARHEARVFYNAPEIKFSVVHPTFAATPMTAAYTSDLEKAKAKIIKPEMVSNAVVKQILSGRGKQIIIAPGTSALVYLRSLPYWISNAGLQAADSGMRKSLDRMALKKAQ from the coding sequence ATGGCGACCAAGATGCTGCTCACCCCAGCTGTGACCGGGGCACTGTTGTTTGCGCTCACGGCATCGCCGGACCGCTTCAGGGAGCCGCTGCTCGCACACTTGAAGCAGTACGTTTCGACAATCAACATCTCCAGACTGATCACGACACTCAAGTGGCTCGTCGCCGTGGGTCTGGTCAGAGATGTCAACACATGGCTGTCCGAGTGGGCGCAGAACAACTTCAGACTACAGTCCGAGAAGCACCGCTACGACTGGCCGACCGAGATCGCCCTCATCACCGGCGCGACTGGCGGCTTTGGCAGTCTTATGTCGAAGGAGCTGGCTGCAAAGGGTGTCACGATCATTGCTGTCGACCTCCGCGATGACCTTCCAGCCGACATGAAGAGCAACCCAAAGATCCACTACTATCAGTGCGACATCACAGAGAAACAGAACGTGACAGACCTGGCCAACAGAGTCCGAGAAGAGCACGGCGACCCAAGCATATTGATCAACAACGCTGGCATCTCGGGAGACGGCAACATCGCTGAGCAGACTCAGGACTCGCTCGAgaagatcttcaagatcaaCATCATCAGCCACTACTACACAGTGCAGGAGTTCCTCCCAGCCATGGCCCGAAACAAGAAGGGTCACGTCGTGACGATCGCCTCACTCGCGTCATTCATCACACCACCTGGCCTCGTGCCATACGCCAACACCAAGGTTGCAGCTCATGGCTTCCACGAGGGTGCCCGACACGAGGCTCGTGTGTTCTACAACGCACCAGAGATCAAGTTCAGCGTCGTCCACCCAACTTTCGCAGCCACGCCAATGACAGCAGCATACACGTCGGACCTGGAGAAGGCCAAGGCGAAGATCATCAAGCCAGAGATGGTCTCCAATGCCGTGGTCAAGCAGATCCTCAGTGGACGAGGCAAGCAAATCATTATTGCTCCAGGAACCTCGGCTCTGGTCTACCTGCGAAGCCTTCCATACTGGATCTCGAACGCTGGTCTCCAGGCTGCCGACTCGGGTATGAGGAAGTCGTTGGATCGCATGGCTTTGAAGAAGGCCCAGTAG
- a CDS encoding Homeobox protein HD-12, giving the protein MNTIIVEELEGDLAAQHSAQLLALAASSAEGPLTTEPAQLEFCPIHPDATICACNGFLEDWDLQEADSKGTGNYSFKDDAPGSTKRNGIRFPRQAVKILRDWLDAHADNPYPTEDEKIELEKQTELKPSQIANWLANARRRRKATERAKPKLHMSPSLRPSSAPMDIPRLPEKPWDELNPLERWKHSPPENEPATMSDIANAVANSESLEEDVSASPSTLGRSSKRRKGSSNGSGFSNRRAPSTTSQETGQTSSLSASSAAFSSSNVSSQSTHGSFSSFSSSLAGKKDRRRRRRPTAAVGRKQSDDRKRIFQCTFCTDTFKSKYDWTRHEKSLHLSLEKWICAPSGPTVTDQESGNKQCVYCGLHNPSSDHLETHNHRQCEDKGLDARTFYRKDHLRQHLRLMHSCEMTTSMDSWKSIAMNINSRCGFCAQRFTVWQERVDHLTAHFKAGSRMADWKGCRGLDPAVAAQVTNAMPPYLIGMESVSPNPFSATNRATWRLGDISNNGDAHDHGQFLAGALALNEGVGCDRTATCWEILTVRLGKYAREMSEKGIVMTDEMLQNHARLVLYDSEDAWNQTAADHPEWLDLFKKAHGLNFIPSAVGGRGSEIPEDLETYGDLGLRIPFAVQLQAYNAAQSRAQANDAATRPGPYQQARDTLRKMHMLLSEAGVLVTEDQSCKHIICSDNLIDITKLEETSSQEPQIWRWCHQSLLPRVTEELNNINCVGGNSKTATAAENRAKAMQTLWDLEDRDHQHNGSCSAKYEKKEPCGNTRADPDVLTARSRARGLNVLAGMEAAQAVSCPAPATKTASYLKRHKYELPVAQARLFETTTRAWGDSGSMPQAVHTSLLNIPEATTTSTGAMMEFLGGDVGASLPFSNDALTSQIELPDFSIGENDWELPGGGAMTEAEMMDVVDATTFNQADLLPDVTAMDFDWNAAMATTAADFGTLPATDGNEFAFDDLTFDGVFDVPFDETFGPVDTDGRD; this is encoded by the exons ATGAACACCATCATCGTGGAGGAACTCGAGGGCGACCTGGCAGCACAACATTCGGCACAGCTGCTTGCCTTAGCCGCGAGCAGTGCTGAAGGACCACTGACAACTGAACCTGCACAGCTAGAGTTCTGTCCAATCCATCCGGATGCCACGAT ATGCGCATGCAATGGCTTCCTCGAGGACTGGGACCTGCAAGAGGCAGAC TCAAAGGGTACCGGCAACTACTCTTTCAAGGACGATGCACCTGGCAGCACAAAGCGTAACGGCATTCGTTTTCCACGACAGGCTGTGAAGATTCTCAGAGATTGGCTAGACGCTCATGCCGACAATCCATACCCGACCGAGGATGAGAAGATTGAGCTGGAGAAGCAGACGGAGTTGAAGCCCAGTCAGATTGCGAACTGGCTTGCCAACGCCCGACGCCGCAGGAAGGCGACAGAGAGAGCGAAGCCGAAGCTCCACATGTCACCAAGTCTGAGGCCGTCCTCCGCGCCTATGGACATACCGCGCTTGCCAGAGAAGCCATGGGATGAGCTCAACCCACTTGAAAGATGGAAGCACTCTCCACCTGAGAACGAACCGGCCACGATGAGTGATATCGCCAATGCTGTAGCTAACAGCGAGTCCCTTGAGGAAGACGTTTCTGCTTCGCCCTCTACCTTAGGTCGTTCCAGTAAGCGGCGCAAGGGCTCGAGCAACGGTTCAGGATTCTCCAACCGACGAGCTCCATCGACGACTTCTCAAGAGACGGGCCAGACTTCATCCTTGTCCGCATCAAGCGCGGCATTTTCCAGCTCTAACGTATCTTCGCAGTCCACTCATGGCTCATTCAGCTCCTTCAGCTCAAGTTTGGCTGGCAAGAAAGACAGGCGTCGTCGTCGACGACCGACAGCGGCAGTGGGTCGCAAGCAGTCGGATGATCGAAAAAGGATCTTTCAATGCACCTTTTGCACAGACACTTTCAAGTCAAAGTACGACTGGACAAGGCATGAGAAATCTTTGCATCTCTCACTAGAGAAGTGGATATGTGCCCCGAGCGGACCTACCGTCACAGACCAAGAGTCAGGCAACAAGCAATGTGTGTACTGTGGTCTTCACAACCCATCGAGCGACCACCTCGAGACGCACAATCATCGTCAGTGTGAAGACAAGGGCCTAGACGCAAGAACGTTTTATCGAAAGGACCACCTACGTCAGCATCTACGACTGATGCATAGCTGCGAAATGACGACTTCGATGGACAGCTGGAAATCGATAGCCATGAACATCAACAGCCGCTGCGGGTTCTGTGCCCAACGCTTCACTGTTTGGCAAGAGAGAGTGGATCACCTGACGGCCCACTTCAAGGCGGGATCGCGCATGGCTGACTGGAAAGGATGCAGAGGATTGGATCCAGCTGTAGCTGCTCAAGTCACCAACGCAATGCCACCATACCTCATCGGCATGGAGTCCGTGAGCCCGAATCCGTTTTCTGCAACCAACAGAGCAACATGGCGCCTCGGAGATATAAGCAACAATGGAGATGCTCACGATCATGGGCAGTTCCTTGCTGGTGCATTGGCCCTGAACGAAGGCGTAGGTTGCGATCGAACGGCCACCTGCTGGGAGATCCTCACAGTCAGACTTGGAAAGTACGCCAGAGAGATGTCGGAGAAAGGCATTGTGATGACGGACGAAATGCTGCAGAACCACGCACGACTGGTGTTGTATGATAGTGAAGATGCCTGGAACCAGACGGCTGCAGACCACCCTGAGTGGCTGGACCTCTTCAAAAAAGCACATGGATTGAACTTTATCCCTTCCGCGGTTGGTGGACGAGGCAGCGAGATACCCGAAGACCTCGAGACATACGGCGACCTAGGCCTTCGCATTCCGTTTGCAGTGCAATTGCAAGCTTACAACGCCGCACAGTCTAGGGCTCAGGCGAACGATGCAGCGACTAGACCCGGGCCGTATCAGCAAGCACGAGACACGCTTCGAAAGATGCACATGCTCCTGTCTGAAGCAGGCGTACTAGTTACTGAAGACCAAAGCTGCAAGCACATAATATGCTCTGACAACCTCATTGATATCACCAAGCTCGAGGAGACCTCATCCCAAGAGCCACAAATATGGCGTTGGTGCCATCAAAGTCTGCTGCCACGCGTGACAGAGGAATTGAACAACATCAATTGTGTTGGCGGCAACAGCAAGACAGCCACTGCGGCTGAGAACCGAGCCAAAGCTATGCAGACATTGTGGGACCTCGAAGATAGGGACCACCAACACAATGGATCTTGTTCGGCGAAGTACGAAAAGAAGGAGCCATGTGGTAACACAAGAGCGGACCCGGATGTTTTGACTGCACGATCCCGAGCACGAGGTTTGAATGTACTGGCAGGCATGGAGGCTGCGCAGGCGGTCTCGTGCCCAGCGCCGGCCACGAAGACGGCCTCATACTTGAAGCGTCACAAGTATGAGCTCCCGGTCGCTCAAGCTCGGCTTTTCGAGACCACGACGAGAGCATGGGGAGACAGTGGAAGCATGCCACAGGCGGTGCATACCTCGCTGCTGAACATCCCAGAGGCTACGACCACGAGTACTGGTGCCATGATGGAATTTCTAGGTGGTGATGTTGGTGCCTCCCTGCCGTTCAGCAACGATGCGCTGACCTCTCAAATTGAACTGCCTGACTTCTCAATCGGCGAAAATGATTGGGAGCTTCCAGGCGGAGGCGCCATGACAGAAGCAGAGATGATGGATGTAGTGGACGCTACCACTTTCAACCAAGCTGATCTCTTGCCGGATGTTACAGCCATGGACTTCGACTGGAATGCCGCCATGGCTACGACGGCTGCAGATTTCGGTACGTTGCCAGCGACTGATGGCAACGAGTTCGCCTTTGACGACTTGACGTTCGATGGCGTTTTCGATGTGCCTTTTGATGAGACGTTTGGACCTGTGGATACCGATGGACGTGACTAG
- a CDS encoding O-acetyltransferase PaAT-1, whose amino-acid sequence MPEMHGLRRSIEQRVLPEGLTTHDDLERNDTNYALENEHLLSPPAHALTNTTNPTIPPRRDTAFLDGLRGLCAVFVMNQHFIAGFSAFSPHEMGFGEQGHYSLATLPVLRVAFSGGDMAVVVFFVLSGYVLSIGPLHKIQQQQTRECRKGLLSAVIRRPVRLYVPPLVISLGVALLLHVPGPLMLPTGFHRPRDSVGEELKFFVKISITYFSLFHEHGAHLFSYPYNIVMWTLPIELEGSLLVYGVLLGLSMICSGPDPKRPTMVAVLIFGVSVVMLQNGWYWSMSNFLFGIGLAMLDTWSIGEYISTTLRRLDWMKTPRAISQDMSTIGEVLSDISSPIRRRSSIMASKLLPKTILQRLPTQGERHEAAQHTFYHTVCFVIGWYLLAQPSASGHRQHVTNTPGWKWLASLIPSAYDDGHYYRYWQSYGALLFIYALLRTPWLQRFFQSRTLRFFGYVSFMLYLTHLPWFRIFPDRFSSLLAGRDCEEVDRGGMWDVKWSGIPDWGPNAMSLRVWVYIAVTWPMNFGLAWFATKWVDQPSVRLGKWITTRIGLEKNKSGT is encoded by the coding sequence ATGCCAGAAATGCATGGGCTCCGTAGGAGCATCGAACAACGAGTCTTACCAGAAGGCCTCACGACTCACGACGACCTCGAACGAAACGACACCAACTACGCCCTCGAAAATGAGCACCTCCTCTCACCACCAGCTCACGCCCTCACCAACACCACAAACCCCACCATCCCACCACGGAGAGACACCGCCTTCCTCGACGGCCTCCGCGGCCTCTGCGCAGTCTTCGTCATGAACCAACACTTCATCGCCGGCTTCAGCGCCTTCTCCCCGCACGAAATGGGCTTCGGTGAACAAGGGCACTACAGCCTCGCCACGCTGCCCGTCCTGCGCGTAGCGTTCTCCGGCGGCGACATGGCCGTCGTTGTTTTCTTCGTCTTATCTGGGTACGTTCTGAGCATAGGACCTTTGCACAAGATCCAGCAGCAGCAGACGCGGGAGTGCAGGAAGGGACTGTTGAGTGCGGTGATTAGACGGCCTGTGAGGTTGTATGTGCCGCCGCTGGTGATATCGTTGGGAGTTGCGCTGTTGCTGCATGTGCCTGGGCCGTTGATGTTGCCGACGGGGTTCCATAGGCCGAGGGATAGTGTGGGCGAAGAGCTGAAGTTTTTTGTCAAGATCAGCATCACTTACTTCTCGCTGTTTCATGAGCATGGAGCGCATCTGTTCTCGTATCCATACAATATTGTTATGTGGACGCTGCCGATTGAGTTGGAGGGCAGCTTGTTGGTGTATGGGGTGTTGCTAGGACTTTCGATGATCTGTTCAGGACCAGATCCGAAGAGGCCTACGATGGTGGCCGTGTTGATCTTTGGTGTCAGTGTAGTCATGCTGCAGAATGGCTGGTACTGGAGCATGTCCAACTTCCTGTTCGGGATCGGCCTCGCTATGCTAGATACCTGGTCGATTGGTGAGTACATCTCAACCACCCTACGGCGGCTCGACTGGATGAAGACGCCTCGAGCCATTTCCCAGGATATGTCGACCATTGGCGAAGTGCTTTCAGACATCTCGAGCCCAATCAGGAGGCGAAGCTCGATCATGGCATCGAAATTGCTTCCCAAGACGATCTTGCAGCGCTTGCCAACACAAGGGGAGCGCCACGAGGCAGCCCAGCACACCTTCTACCACACCGTTTGCTTTGTCATCGGCTGGTACCTCCTAGCTCAACCATCAGCCTCCGGTCACCGACAACACGTCACCAATACGCCCGGCTGGAAGTGGCTCGCCAGTCTCATCCCATCTGCATATGACGATGGCcactactaccgctactgGCAAAGTTACGGCGCTCTGCTCTTCATCTATGCACTTCTGCGAACTCCCTGGCTTCAGCGGTTCTTCCAGAGTCGAACGTTGCGCTTCTTTGGCTATGTCAGCTTCATGCTCTATCTGACTCATCTCCCATGGTTCAGGATCTTTCCGGATCGGTTCTCGAGTCTGTTGGCTGGCAGGGACTGCGAGGAGGTGGACCGAGGAGGTATGTGGGATGTAAAGTGGAGTGGAATTCCAGACTGGGGTCCGAACGCTATGAGTCTGAGGGTTTGGGTATACATTGCAGTGACTTGGCCAATGAATTTCGGCCTGGCGTGGTTTGCTACCAAGTGGGTTGATCAGCCGAGCGTGAGGTTGGGCAAGTGGATTACCACCAGGATCGGTCTAGAGAAGAACAAATCTGGCACGTAG
- a CDS encoding Tyrosinase-like protein orsC — protein MVRKEWTTLEPQEKRSLLDAVLCLQRLPSISGDLAPGARSRYDDFVATHVNQTTRIHGTGNFLSWHRYFAWQYEHALRNECGYQGALPYIKEPRYAFDLINAPFFDGSDLSFGGNGAPDASNNGTNVPSNAAPNIVIPPGSGGGCITSGPFKHMRVNLGSVAPALNDVPKNPRPDGLGYNPRCIRRDISQYAAERWSTDQNITDLLNESDIGSFQTTLQGDFSKGFLGAHTSGHFFVGGDPGGDLFTSPGDPYFFLHHAFMDFLWYVWQYQDPQNRVEVIAGTLTVNNSPPSRNATLDDIIELGVNAPGMKIRDAVSTLKGPFCYIYE, from the exons ATGGTCCGGAAAGAATGGACGACATTGGAACCGCAAGAGAAGCGATCACTGCTCGACGCAGTGCTATGTCTGCAACGCCTACCCTCTATAAGTGGTGACCTCGCGCCCGGTGCGAGAAGTCGATATGACGACTTTGTTGCAACACATGTCAACCAGACTACCCGCATCCATGGCACT GGCAACTTCCTGTCGTGGCATCGATACTTCGCTTGGCAGTACGAACATGCTCTTCGTAACGAATGTGGCTACCAAGGTGCTCTGCCATACATCAAGGAGCCAAGATACGCATTCGATCTCATCAACGCACCATTTTTCGACGGCAGTGACCTATCGTTTGGCGGCAACGGGGCGCCAGATGCATCAAATAATGGAACGAACGTCCCAAGCAATGCTGCACCGAACATTGTGATCCCACCTGGTTCAGGCGGTGGCTGCATCACTTCTGGACCTTTCAAACATATGCGAGTCAATCTTGGCTCGGTTGCGCCAGCGCTGAACGACGTGCCCAAGAATCCGAGGCCAGATGGGCTGGGCTACAACCCACGCTGCATAAGGCGAGATATCTCCCAGTATGCTGCAGAGAGGTGGTCGACGGATCAGAACATCACGGATCTCCTCAATGAATCTGACATTGGTAGCTTCCAGACCACGCTTCAAGGCGACTTTTCGAAAGGCTTTCTTGGTGCACATACTTCTGGCCATTTCTTCGTTGGCGGCGATCCAGGCGGAGATCTTTTCACAAGTCCAGGCGACCCGTACTTCTTCCTGCACCACGCCTTTATGGACTTCCTGTGGTATGTCTGGCAGTACCAGGATCCGCAAAATCGGGTTGAGGTGATAGCGGGCACGCTCACAGTGAATAATTCACCGCCGAGCAGAAACGCAACTTTGGacgatataatagagcttGGTGTCAACGCACCTGGCATGAAGATTCGTGATGCAGTGAGCACTCTAAAGGGACCGTTTTGCTACATCTACGAATGA